The Streptomyces seoulensis genome contains a region encoding:
- the bla gene encoding class A beta-lactamase produces the protein MTRATPVPRRRLLRAGAALTVAAAAASAASTAPAWATPDDAALRPELSALEKRYGARLGVYAHNPRTGATVAFRADEPFAMCSTFKAIAAAAVLRDHGGRAALSEVIHFPPADILSNSEQSKAHVETGMALGDVCAAAIQYSDNTAGNLMLRRIGGPAGLTRFFRSLGDRVSRLDRWETDLNTAVPGDVRDTTTPRALGRSFELLTLGGALAGADREQFVGWLRGNTTSAKRFGAGLPPGWLLADKTGTGSYATANDLGVAWTGKGTPLLLSVLSTKPTPDALVDDALIEETARLLAAHLAPGE, from the coding sequence ATGACCCGTGCCACCCCTGTCCCGCGCCGCCGTCTGCTCCGCGCGGGCGCGGCCCTCACCGTGGCGGCCGCCGCCGCCTCGGCGGCCTCCACCGCCCCCGCCTGGGCCACCCCGGACGACGCCGCCCTGCGCCCCGAGCTGAGCGCGCTGGAGAAGCGGTACGGCGCCCGGCTCGGCGTGTACGCGCACAACCCGCGCACGGGTGCGACGGTGGCGTTCCGCGCCGACGAGCCGTTCGCCATGTGCTCGACGTTCAAGGCGATCGCCGCGGCGGCCGTCCTGCGCGACCACGGCGGCCGCGCGGCGCTGAGCGAGGTGATCCACTTTCCGCCGGCGGACATCCTGTCCAACTCCGAGCAGAGCAAGGCCCACGTGGAGACGGGGATGGCGCTGGGCGACGTGTGCGCGGCCGCGATCCAGTACAGCGACAACACGGCGGGCAACCTCATGCTGCGCCGGATCGGCGGCCCGGCCGGTCTCACCCGCTTCTTCCGGTCCCTCGGCGACCGGGTGAGCCGGCTCGACCGGTGGGAGACCGACCTGAACACCGCCGTGCCCGGTGACGTGCGCGACACCACGACCCCGCGCGCCCTCGGCCGCTCCTTCGAACTGCTCACCCTGGGAGGGGCGTTGGCCGGCGCCGACCGGGAGCAGTTCGTCGGCTGGCTGCGCGGCAACACCACCAGCGCCAAGCGGTTCGGCGCCGGCCTCCCGCCCGGCTGGCTCCTCGCCGACAAGACGGGCACCGGCTCCTACGCCACCGCCAACGACCTCGGCGTGGCCTGGACCGGCAAGGGGACGCCCCTGCTGCTCTCCGTGCTGTCCACCAAGCCCACCCCCGACGCGCTCGTCGACGACGCGCTGATCGAGGAGACCGCGCGCCTGCTCGCCGCCCACCTGGCGCCGGGCGAGTAG
- a CDS encoding RNA polymerase sigma factor, translating to MDEALLRVLTPKVLAVLVRRGADFAAAEDAVQDALVEALRVWPADPPRDAKGWLITVAWRKFLDASRSDAARRRREDLVEEEPAPGPASDQDDTLRLYFLCAHPSLTPSSAVALTLRAVGGLTTRQIARAYLVPEATMAQRISRAKRTVSGARLDRPGDVATVLRVLYLVFNEGYSGDVDLAAEAIRLTRQLAAAIDHPEVAGLLALMLLHHARRAARTAPDGSLVPLAEQDRGRWDTASIVEGVVILQSALARDRLGEFQAQAAIAALHADALTAAETDWVQIVEWYDELARLTDSPVVRLNRAVAVGEADGPRAGLAALAALDPALPRHTAVAAYLHERDGDLTTAARLYAEAAHKAPDIAERDHLTRQAARLNTRRAR from the coding sequence ATGGACGAGGCCCTGCTGCGCGTCCTCACGCCGAAGGTGCTCGCCGTCCTCGTCCGCCGCGGAGCCGACTTCGCGGCGGCCGAGGACGCCGTCCAGGACGCGCTGGTAGAGGCGCTGCGCGTCTGGCCGGCCGACCCTCCGCGTGACGCGAAGGGCTGGCTGATCACCGTCGCCTGGCGCAAGTTCCTCGACGCGAGCCGTTCGGACGCCGCCCGGCGGCGGCGCGAGGACCTCGTCGAGGAGGAACCGGCGCCCGGTCCCGCGAGCGACCAGGACGACACCCTCCGGCTGTACTTCCTGTGCGCGCACCCGTCCCTGACGCCTTCCTCGGCGGTCGCGCTCACCCTGCGCGCCGTCGGCGGGCTCACCACCCGTCAGATCGCGCGCGCGTACCTGGTGCCCGAAGCGACCATGGCGCAGCGGATCAGCCGGGCCAAGCGCACCGTCTCCGGTGCGCGCCTCGACCGGCCCGGAGACGTGGCCACCGTGCTGCGCGTCCTCTACCTGGTCTTCAACGAGGGCTACTCCGGCGACGTCGACCTCGCCGCCGAGGCCATCCGGCTCACCCGGCAGCTCGCCGCCGCGATCGACCACCCCGAGGTGGCCGGACTGCTCGCCCTCATGCTGCTCCACCACGCCCGGCGCGCCGCCCGGACCGCGCCCGACGGCAGCCTGGTGCCGCTCGCCGAGCAGGACCGAGGCCGGTGGGACACCGCGTCGATCGTCGAGGGCGTCGTGATCCTCCAGTCCGCCCTCGCCCGCGACCGGCTGGGCGAGTTCCAGGCCCAGGCCGCGATCGCCGCCCTCCACGCCGACGCGCTCACCGCCGCCGAGACCGACTGGGTGCAGATCGTCGAGTGGTACGACGAGCTTGCGCGCCTGACCGACAGCCCCGTCGTCCGGCTCAACCGCGCGGTCGCCGTCGGAGAGGCCGACGGGCCGCGCGCCGGTCTCGCGGCGCTCGCGGCGCTGGACCCCGCGCTGCCGCGCCACACCGCGGTGGCCGCCTACCTCCACGAGCGCGACGGCGACCTCACGACCGCGGCACGGCTGTACGCCGAGGCGGCCCACAAGGCACCCGACATCGCCGAGCGCGACCATCTGACCCGCCAGGCCGCCCGGCTCAACACCCGCCGGGCCCGCTGA
- a CDS encoding serine hydrolase produces the protein MTVETTYAPAHAASDGILRDVADGIAREWDALGVRGSFLARNIDTGEQLGFDVEVPVPLASVVKVPLALVVLDRIAAGELDAARPVTFVPSPGGAGPTGLAAFRHPATLAVGDLLLMMLSVSDNAAADLLLDLVPVPEVAARLRSWDCPGLRVRHRLHHMYACAAGASGNDFSLALELAVRDERTGHHTIETLDPAHASTGTAGALVSLLERVWRDEIADPRATAELRRLMGLQVFAHRMVSELRADSLRYSGKTGTFLHLRHEVGVVEADSGDRVALAALTRADRRASQAPDIDLAIGVAARRAFEALRG, from the coding sequence ATGACCGTCGAGACCACCTACGCCCCGGCCCACGCGGCCTCGGACGGCATCCTGCGCGACGTGGCGGACGGCATCGCCCGCGAGTGGGACGCGCTCGGGGTACGGGGCTCCTTCCTGGCCCGGAACATCGACACCGGTGAGCAACTGGGCTTCGACGTCGAGGTGCCGGTGCCGCTCGCCTCGGTGGTGAAGGTCCCGCTGGCCCTGGTGGTGCTGGACCGGATCGCCGCAGGGGAACTCGACGCCGCCCGGCCCGTGACCTTCGTGCCCTCCCCGGGCGGCGCCGGTCCGACCGGGCTCGCGGCGTTCCGCCATCCGGCGACGCTGGCCGTCGGCGACCTGCTGCTGATGATGCTCTCGGTGAGCGACAACGCCGCGGCGGACCTCCTCCTCGACCTGGTGCCGGTCCCGGAGGTGGCCGCCCGGCTGCGTTCCTGGGACTGCCCCGGTCTGCGCGTGCGGCACCGCCTGCACCACATGTACGCCTGCGCGGCCGGGGCGTCGGGCAACGACTTCTCGCTCGCGCTGGAGCTGGCCGTACGCGACGAGCGCACCGGCCACCACACCATCGAGACCCTGGATCCGGCGCACGCCAGTACCGGCACGGCCGGGGCGCTGGTGTCCCTGCTGGAGCGGGTGTGGCGCGACGAGATCGCCGATCCGCGTGCCACCGCGGAGCTGCGCCGTCTCATGGGCCTGCAGGTCTTCGCGCACCGCATGGTGAGCGAACTGCGCGCGGACTCGCTCCGCTACAGCGGCAAGACGGGCACGTTCCTGCATCTGCGGCACGAGGTCGGCGTGGTGGAGGCGGACTCCGGCGACCGCGTCGCCCTGGCCGCGCTGACCCGCGCGGACCGCAGGGCGTCCCAGGCCCCGGACATCGACCTGGCCATCGGGGTCGCGGCCCGGCGGGCGTTCGAGGCACTGCGCGGGTGA
- a CDS encoding Rv1733c family protein: MTRTPPETITPLRLWRWRRNPLRRHGDLVEGWVVLLTWIFVVLGGALAGYAAASSVDSTLAARRDQVHEVRAVLTGPAPKTPPAGSGYDDDRVWAAVRWTDGKGAVHTDRAKVSPGTAAGSTVTLWTDGTGRTVPPPASLAEALLQTVLTGVLVAQITGTVVWASGRLVCGSLVRRRLAEWDEEWKRVGPEWRRLSGGRG, translated from the coding sequence ATGACTCGGACACCTCCGGAGACGATCACCCCTCTGCGGCTGTGGCGCTGGCGGCGTAATCCGTTGCGGCGGCACGGTGACCTCGTCGAGGGCTGGGTCGTGCTCCTCACCTGGATCTTCGTCGTACTGGGCGGTGCCCTCGCGGGTTACGCCGCCGCGAGTTCCGTGGACTCCACACTCGCCGCTCGCCGCGACCAGGTGCACGAGGTCCGCGCCGTGCTCACCGGCCCCGCGCCGAAGACCCCGCCGGCGGGCAGCGGCTACGACGACGACCGGGTCTGGGCCGCGGTGCGCTGGACCGACGGCAAGGGCGCCGTGCACACCGACCGGGCCAAGGTGAGCCCCGGCACCGCGGCCGGGAGCACCGTCACCCTCTGGACCGACGGCACCGGACGCACCGTGCCGCCGCCCGCCTCCCTGGCCGAGGCCCTGCTCCAGACCGTGCTCACCGGTGTCCTCGTCGCCCAGATCACCGGCACGGTCGTCTGGGCCTCCGGACGGCTGGTGTGCGGCTCCCTCGTCCGGCGCCGGCTCGCGGAGTGGGACGAGGAGTGGAAACGCGTCGGGCCGGAATGGCGCCGGCTGAGCGGCGGCCGGGGCTGA
- a CDS encoding Fur family transcriptional regulator — MTASQPPTTAAAELRGAGLRVTAARVALLETVRAGDHLGAEAIASQVRERVGHISVQAVYEALHALTGAGLIRRIEPAGSPARFEGRVGDNHHHAVCRSCGAVVDVDCAVGHAPCLTASDNRGFAIDEAEVVYWGTCSDCSTGRSS, encoded by the coding sequence ATGACCGCATCCCAGCCTCCGACCACCGCCGCCGCGGAACTCCGCGGTGCGGGCCTCCGCGTCACGGCGGCCCGCGTCGCGCTGCTGGAGACCGTCCGTGCCGGCGACCACCTCGGTGCCGAGGCGATCGCCTCCCAGGTCCGCGAGCGTGTCGGCCACATCTCCGTGCAGGCCGTCTACGAGGCGCTGCACGCGCTGACCGGCGCGGGCCTCATACGCCGCATCGAGCCCGCGGGCAGCCCCGCCCGGTTCGAGGGACGCGTCGGCGACAACCACCACCACGCCGTGTGCCGGTCGTGCGGTGCCGTCGTCGACGTCGACTGTGCCGTGGGCCACGCGCCCTGCCTGACCGCTTCCGACAACCGGGGCTTCGCCATCGACGAGGCCGAGGTCGTGTACTGGGGCACCTGCTCCGACTGTTCCACCGGCCGCAGCTCCTGA
- a CDS encoding YciI family protein, protein MAKYLLLKHYRGAPAAVNDVPMDQWTPEEITAHVRYMNEFAARLEETGEFVDSQALAPEGTFVRYDGEGRPPVTDGPFAETKDLIAGWMVIDVDSHERALELAGELSAAPGAGGRPIHEWLELRPFLGEHRTVTE, encoded by the coding sequence ATGGCCAAGTACCTGCTGCTCAAGCATTACCGCGGCGCTCCGGCGGCGGTCAACGACGTCCCGATGGACCAGTGGACGCCGGAGGAGATCACGGCCCACGTGCGGTACATGAACGAGTTCGCCGCCCGCCTCGAGGAGACCGGCGAGTTCGTCGACAGCCAGGCACTCGCCCCCGAGGGGACCTTCGTCCGGTACGACGGCGAAGGGCGCCCGCCGGTCACCGACGGTCCCTTCGCCGAGACCAAGGACCTCATCGCCGGCTGGATGGTGATCGACGTCGACAGCCACGAGCGGGCCCTCGAACTGGCCGGGGAGCTCTCCGCCGCCCCCGGGGCCGGCGGCAGGCCGATCCACGAGTGGCTGGAGCTGCGCCCGTTCCTGGGCGAGCACCGCACCGTCACGGAGTGA
- a CDS encoding chaplin — MRKLATTAVLAGALALSGATAAQAADPDPTTGVAANSPGVASGNVVQVPVEIPVNLCGNTIDVVGLLNPAFGNICANS; from the coding sequence ATGCGCAAGCTTGCTACAACGGCCGTTCTCGCGGGCGCCCTTGCCCTGTCCGGCGCCACGGCGGCCCAGGCGGCAGACCCGGACCCGACCACCGGTGTCGCCGCCAACAGCCCCGGCGTCGCCTCCGGCAACGTCGTCCAGGTCCCCGTGGAGATCCCGGTCAACCTGTGCGGCAACACGATCGACGTCGTGGGCCTGCTGAACCCCGCGTTCGGCAACATCTGCGCCAACTCCTGA
- a CDS encoding acyltransferase family protein translates to MTTATTRTPRTPPAGPDAATARSSPPGGVRPSLPSLTGLRWMAALLVFGLHINNFGYLGGQAGRLVSWAFTPGGTGVSFFFVLSGFVLTWSARPGDRAPGFWRRRIARVYPVHLATALIAVTVAFAMGKPALPTWKQTLANLSLVHSWWQPWWQTLNPVSWSLACEAFFYALFPALFWLLRRLDARGTLILGGAAVVVALGLAWADAHHWLDQPLYSLPAARLPEFVLGTVTARLVLLDRWRGPGLEGSLALAILGYFLVPQVAPGYAATSCTLAGFTALIPAAAVADLRGLPTLWRGRRMVRLGELSFAFYMVHLLVLRAGIAVLGDKPRFGAAAGIGVTVAAFTVSLGLSWALFEGVERPVRRLLLRGRRPADRPPVAPAPKESVAAARD, encoded by the coding sequence ATGACCACGGCGACGACCCGGACGCCCCGGACGCCGCCCGCCGGGCCCGACGCGGCCACCGCCCGCTCCTCCCCGCCGGGGGGCGTCAGACCTTCGCTGCCCTCGCTGACCGGGCTGCGCTGGATGGCGGCCCTGCTGGTGTTCGGACTGCACATCAACAACTTCGGCTACCTCGGCGGCCAGGCCGGGCGGCTGGTCTCCTGGGCCTTCACACCCGGCGGCACCGGGGTGTCGTTCTTCTTCGTCCTGTCCGGCTTCGTGCTCACCTGGTCGGCCCGGCCCGGCGACCGGGCGCCCGGTTTCTGGCGGCGGCGGATCGCGCGGGTCTACCCCGTCCACCTGGCCACCGCCCTCATCGCGGTCACCGTGGCCTTCGCCATGGGCAAGCCCGCGCTCCCGACCTGGAAGCAGACCCTGGCGAACCTGTCCCTGGTGCACTCCTGGTGGCAGCCCTGGTGGCAGACGCTCAACCCGGTCAGCTGGTCGCTGGCCTGCGAGGCGTTCTTCTACGCGCTCTTCCCGGCCCTCTTCTGGCTGCTGCGCAGGCTCGACGCGCGCGGCACGCTGATACTGGGCGGCGCGGCGGTGGTGGTCGCGCTGGGCCTGGCCTGGGCCGACGCCCACCACTGGCTGGATCAGCCGCTGTACTCGCTGCCCGCCGCCCGGCTGCCGGAGTTCGTCCTCGGCACGGTCACGGCGCGGCTGGTGCTGCTCGACCGCTGGCGCGGCCCCGGCCTGGAGGGCTCGCTCGCCCTGGCCATCCTCGGCTACTTCCTCGTCCCCCAGGTGGCCCCCGGTTACGCGGCCACCTCCTGCACCCTGGCGGGCTTCACCGCGCTGATCCCGGCGGCGGCCGTCGCCGACCTGCGCGGGCTGCCCACACTCTGGCGGGGGCGGCGGATGGTGCGGCTCGGGGAGCTGTCGTTCGCGTTCTACATGGTGCATCTGCTGGTGCTGCGCGCGGGCATCGCCGTGCTGGGAGACAAGCCGCGCTTCGGCGCGGCGGCCGGGATCGGCGTGACCGTGGCCGCGTTCACGGTGTCGCTCGGGCTGTCCTGGGCGCTGTTCGAGGGGGTGGAGCGTCCGGTACGGCGCCTGCTGCTGCGCGGCCGCCGTCCGGCGGACCGGCCCCCTGTCGCCCCGGCCCCGAAGGAGAGCGTCGCGGCCGCCCGCGACTGA
- a CDS encoding LysR family transcriptional regulator, translating to MDLLAHLAAFTATADEVSFSRAAERLGIAQPLLSRRIKSLETYFGGQLFDRSRRQVAVTEFGGSLLPYARDVLERAERLGQAARSARAARVRVVGVPAHCAPVALAGVIRAGAEHGTALAVRELTPQQRHLGISDGSLAYALLRVAPERAALRVPLGLAAAPGVESARRRTVHLEDLRPPRGAAGLPILTLEEDEVPYAQDRLGRAAARAGLPETLVGTAGPASTALADTLAGRARLLCAEPFARQHGASWAPLADASLHRGYEIGASETHGETGEVPAWLAGVLAGVTG from the coding sequence ATGGATCTGCTCGCGCATCTCGCGGCGTTCACCGCGACGGCCGACGAAGTGAGCTTCTCGCGCGCGGCCGAGCGGCTGGGGATCGCGCAGCCGCTCCTCAGCCGCCGCATCAAGTCGCTGGAGACGTATTTCGGCGGCCAGTTGTTCGACCGCTCACGACGGCAGGTCGCCGTGACGGAGTTCGGCGGCTCACTGCTGCCGTACGCGCGCGACGTGCTGGAGCGGGCCGAGCGGCTCGGGCAGGCGGCCCGTTCGGCACGTGCCGCGCGGGTGCGCGTCGTGGGGGTGCCCGCGCACTGCGCACCCGTGGCCCTGGCCGGTGTGATCCGCGCGGGCGCGGAACACGGCACTGCACTCGCCGTGCGTGAACTGACGCCCCAGCAGCGGCACTTGGGGATCAGTGACGGCTCGCTGGCGTACGCCCTGCTCCGCGTGGCTCCCGAGCGGGCCGCGCTGCGCGTCCCGCTCGGCCTGGCGGCCGCTCCGGGGGTGGAATCGGCCAGGCGGCGCACCGTCCATCTGGAGGACCTGCGGCCGCCCCGAGGCGCGGCCGGGCTGCCGATCCTGACCCTGGAGGAGGACGAAGTGCCCTACGCACAGGACCGTCTGGGGCGGGCCGCGGCCCGTGCCGGGCTGCCGGAGACGCTCGTCGGGACCGCGGGCCCGGCCTCCACCGCGCTGGCCGACACACTTGCCGGGCGGGCGCGGCTGCTGTGCGCGGAGCCGTTCGCCCGGCAGCACGGCGCGAGCTGGGCCCCGCTGGCCGACGCCTCCCTGCACCGGGGCTACGAGATCGGCGCGAGCGAGACCCACGGGGAGACGGGCGAGGTCCCGGCATGGCTGGCCGGGGTGCTGGCGGGGGTGACCGGATGA
- the katG gene encoding catalase/peroxidase HPI, which yields MPDNEDAIVTDPKPEESGGCPVAHGASATSLHPALGSGNDRWWPKQLNLKVLAKNPPVANPLGEEFDYAEAFLSLDLPAVKRDLAEVLTTSQDWWPADFGHYGPFIIRMAWHSAGTYRTRDGRGGGGTGQQRFAPLNSWPDNANLDKARRLLWPVKKKYGQNISWADLMILAGNVALETMGFKTFGFGGGRVDAWEPDADVYWGPETTWLGDERYTGDRELEEPLAAVQMGLIYVNPEGPNGHPDPIAAARDIRETFGRMAMNDEETVALIAGGHTFGKTHGAGPASDVGPDPMDAPMEQQGLGWKNSFGTGKGPDTITSGLEVTWNSTPITWDVNFFATLFGYEWELTESPAGAKQWKPKDGAGEGTVPSAFDPAKKIAPNMLTTDLSLRFDPIYEPISRRFYENPEEFADAFARAWYKLTHRDMGPKSLLLGPEVPEETLLWQDPLPQPQGEPIDAADADALKGKILDSGLTVSQLVSAAWASASTFRGSDKRGGADGSRVRLEPQRGWEVNDPDQLALVLRTLEGIQEEFNASAGAKHVSLADLIVLGGDAAVEKAAKDGGFPVQVPFTPGRVDASQEQTDVESFEALKPAADGFRNYVGKGSNPGRAEYALVDRANLLTLSSPEMTVLVGGLRVLGANYQDSKLGVLTETPGVLTNDYFVNLLDLGTTWSSTSEDEATFEGRDAATGAARWTGTRADLVFGSNAELRAVAEVYASDDAKEKFVKDFAAAWHKVMNLGRFDLA from the coding sequence ATGCCTGACAACGAAGACGCGATCGTCACCGACCCGAAGCCCGAGGAGTCCGGCGGCTGCCCCGTCGCCCACGGTGCCAGCGCCACTTCCCTGCACCCGGCCCTCGGCAGCGGCAACGACCGCTGGTGGCCCAAGCAGCTCAACCTGAAGGTCCTTGCGAAGAACCCGCCCGTCGCCAACCCGCTGGGCGAGGAGTTCGACTACGCCGAGGCGTTCCTCAGCCTCGACCTGCCGGCCGTCAAGCGCGACCTCGCGGAGGTGCTCACCACCTCCCAGGACTGGTGGCCCGCGGACTTCGGACACTACGGCCCGTTCATCATCCGGATGGCCTGGCACAGCGCCGGCACCTACCGGACCCGGGACGGCCGCGGTGGCGGCGGCACCGGCCAGCAGCGCTTCGCCCCCCTGAACAGCTGGCCGGACAACGCCAACCTGGACAAGGCCCGCCGTCTGCTGTGGCCGGTGAAGAAGAAGTACGGCCAGAACATCTCCTGGGCCGACCTCATGATCCTCGCGGGCAATGTCGCGCTGGAGACCATGGGCTTCAAGACCTTCGGCTTCGGCGGCGGCCGCGTGGACGCCTGGGAGCCCGACGCCGACGTGTACTGGGGTCCGGAGACCACCTGGCTCGGCGACGAGCGCTACACCGGCGACCGTGAGCTGGAGGAGCCCCTCGCGGCCGTCCAGATGGGCCTGATCTACGTCAACCCCGAGGGCCCCAACGGCCACCCGGACCCGATCGCCGCGGCCCGCGACATCCGCGAGACGTTCGGCCGCATGGCGATGAACGACGAGGAGACCGTCGCCCTGATCGCGGGCGGCCACACCTTCGGCAAGACCCACGGCGCGGGCCCGGCGAGCGACGTCGGCCCTGACCCGATGGACGCCCCGATGGAGCAGCAGGGCCTCGGCTGGAAGAACAGCTTCGGCACCGGCAAGGGCCCCGACACCATCACCTCGGGCCTCGAGGTCACCTGGAACTCCACGCCGATCACCTGGGACGTGAACTTCTTCGCCACCCTGTTCGGCTACGAGTGGGAGCTGACCGAGAGCCCCGCCGGCGCCAAGCAGTGGAAGCCGAAGGACGGCGCGGGCGAGGGCACCGTGCCCAGCGCCTTCGACCCGGCCAAGAAGATCGCGCCGAACATGCTCACGACGGACCTGTCGCTGCGCTTCGACCCGATCTACGAGCCGATCTCCCGCCGCTTCTACGAGAACCCGGAGGAGTTCGCGGACGCCTTCGCGCGTGCCTGGTACAAGCTGACCCACCGCGACATGGGCCCGAAGTCGCTGCTGCTCGGCCCGGAGGTCCCGGAGGAGACGCTGCTGTGGCAGGACCCGCTGCCCCAGCCGCAGGGCGAGCCGATCGACGCGGCCGACGCCGACGCGCTCAAGGGCAAGATCCTCGACTCGGGTCTCACCGTGTCCCAGCTCGTCAGCGCCGCCTGGGCGTCCGCGTCCACCTTCCGCGGCAGTGACAAGCGCGGCGGTGCGGACGGCTCCCGCGTCCGTCTGGAGCCGCAGCGCGGCTGGGAGGTCAACGACCCCGACCAGCTCGCCCTGGTGCTGCGCACCCTCGAGGGCATCCAGGAGGAGTTCAACGCCTCCGCCGGTGCCAAGCACGTCTCCCTGGCCGACCTGATCGTCCTCGGCGGCGACGCCGCGGTGGAGAAGGCCGCCAAGGACGGCGGGTTCCCGGTTCAGGTGCCCTTCACGCCGGGCCGCGTGGACGCCAGCCAGGAGCAGACCGACGTCGAGTCCTTCGAGGCGCTCAAGCCCGCCGCCGACGGCTTCCGCAACTACGTCGGCAAGGGCAGCAACCCCGGCCGCGCCGAGTACGCGCTCGTCGACCGCGCCAACCTGCTGACCCTCAGCTCCCCGGAGATGACCGTCCTCGTCGGCGGTCTGCGGGTCCTGGGCGCCAACTACCAGGACTCCAAGCTGGGTGTCCTCACCGAGACGCCGGGCGTGCTGACGAACGACTACTTCGTCAACCTGCTCGACCTGGGTACGACGTGGAGCTCCACGTCCGAGGACGAGGCCACGTTCGAGGGCCGCGACGCGGCCACCGGCGCGGCCAGGTGGACCGGCACCCGTGCCGACCTGGTCTTCGGCTCCAACGCCGAGCTGCGCGCCGTCGCCGAGGTGTACGCCAGCGACGACGCCAAGGAGAAGTTCGTCAAGGACTTCGCCGCCGCGTGGCACAAGGTGATGAACCTCGGCCGGTTCGACCTCGCCTGA